From the Octadecabacter antarcticus 307 genome, one window contains:
- the tuf gene encoding elongation factor Tu codes for MAKAKFERNKPHVNIGTIGHVDHGKTTLTAAITKYFGEFKAYDQIDGAPEEKARGITISTAHVEYETEARHYAHVDCPGHADYVKNMITGAAQMDGAILVVNAADGPMPQTREHILLGRQVGIPEMVVYMNKVDQVDDDELLELVEMEIRELLSKYDYNGDDIPVIPGSALHAMNGTMPEIGEDSIRKLMEAVDTFIPTPEGAIDQPFLMPVEDVFSISGRGTVVTGRIERGVINVGDEIEIVGIRDTSKTTCTGVEMFRKLLDRGEAGDNIGALLRGVDREGVERGQILCKPKSVMPHTKFEAEAYILTKDEGGRHTPFFANYRPQFYFRTTDVTGTVNLPEGTEMVMPGDNLKFEVELIAPIAMEDGLRFAIREGGRTVGAGVVSKILA; via the coding sequence ATGGCTAAGGCAAAGTTTGAACGTAATAAACCACACGTTAACATCGGCACGATCGGTCACGTTGACCACGGCAAGACGACGTTGACAGCAGCGATCACCAAGTATTTTGGTGAATTCAAAGCGTATGACCAGATTGATGGTGCGCCAGAAGAAAAGGCCCGTGGCATTACAATCTCCACGGCCCACGTGGAATATGAGACTGAAGCGCGTCACTACGCCCACGTCGACTGCCCCGGCCACGCCGACTACGTCAAAAACATGATCACCGGTGCTGCGCAAATGGACGGCGCGATCTTGGTTGTGAACGCGGCTGATGGCCCAATGCCACAGACCCGTGAGCACATCCTGCTCGGTCGTCAGGTCGGCATCCCTGAGATGGTCGTCTACATGAACAAGGTTGATCAGGTTGACGACGATGAGCTGCTTGAGCTGGTCGAGATGGAAATCCGCGAGCTGTTGTCAAAGTATGACTATAATGGCGACGACATTCCAGTGATCCCCGGTTCCGCTCTGCACGCGATGAACGGCACGATGCCTGAAATCGGCGAAGATTCCATCCGCAAGTTGATGGAAGCTGTCGATACGTTCATTCCAACGCCCGAGGGTGCGATTGACCAGCCGTTCCTGATGCCGGTTGAGGACGTGTTCTCGATTTCGGGTCGTGGTACCGTTGTGACGGGTCGCATCGAACGTGGCGTGATTAACGTGGGCGACGAGATTGAAATCGTCGGTATCCGCGACACGTCAAAGACGACCTGTACGGGCGTTGAAATGTTCCGCAAGCTGTTGGATCGTGGTGAAGCTGGCGACAACATCGGCGCATTGCTGCGCGGTGTTGATCGCGAAGGCGTCGAGCGCGGCCAGATTTTGTGTAAGCCTAAGTCGGTGATGCCGCACACGAAGTTCGAGGCCGAGGCGTATATCCTCACCAAGGACGAGGGTGGCCGTCACACGCCATTCTTCGCGAACTACCGCCCGCAGTTTTACTTCCGCACGACGGACGTGACGGGCACCGTGAACCTGCCCGAGGGCACAGAAATGGTGATGCCTGGCGATAACCTGAAGTTCGAAGTCGAACTGATCGCACCGATCGCGATGGAAGACGGCCTTCGCTTCGCCATCCGCGAAGGGGGCCGCACTGTTGGTGCTGGTGTCGTGTCAAAGATACTCGCTTAA
- the fusA gene encoding elongation factor G → MARDYPLDRYRNFGIIAHIDAGKTTCSERILFYTGKSHNLGEVHDGAATMDWMEQEQERGITITSAATTTFWERTENGVEPDGLKHRMNIIDTPGHVDFTIEVERSLAVLDGAIVVLDANAGVEPQTETVWRQADRYKVPRMVFVNKMDKIGADFQKCVDMVKDRTGARAIPVSFPIGAETELEGLVDLVTMEEWLWQGEDLGASWVKAPIRESLAAQAAVGRELLIEAAVEMDDAAMEAYLEGTEPDVKTLRALIRKSCLSLSFVPVLGGSAFKNKGVQPLLNAVVDYLPSPLDVIDYMGFKPGDETETRNIARRADDDMAFSGLAFKIMNDPFVGTLTFTRIYSGTLVKGDNLINTTKGNKERVGRMMMMHSNDREEISEAFAGDIIALGGLKNTTTGDTLSSPQDPVVLETMTFPDPVIEIAIEPKTKGDQEKMGVALQRLSAEDPSFRVETDIESGQTIMKGMGELHLDILVDRMRREFKVEANIGAPQVAYRETIGHEVEHTYTHKKQSGGSGQFGEVKMAIIPTEPGEGYSFESKIVGGSVPKEYIPGVEKGILSVMDNGPLAGFPVIDFKVILLDGKFHDVDSSIMAFEIAARMCMREGMRKAGAKLLEPIMKVEVITPDEYTGGIIGDLTSRRGQVQGQDTRGNAISIEAMVPLANMFGYINTLRSMSSGRANFSMQFDHYDPVPSNISQEIQEKFA, encoded by the coding sequence ATGGCACGCGACTATCCTCTCGACCGCTACCGCAACTTTGGTATTATTGCGCACATCGACGCAGGTAAAACCACATGTTCTGAGCGCATCCTGTTTTACACAGGCAAGTCCCACAACTTGGGCGAAGTGCACGATGGCGCTGCGACAATGGACTGGATGGAACAGGAGCAGGAACGGGGTATTACAATTACTTCCGCTGCGACGACGACATTCTGGGAACGCACCGAAAACGGCGTTGAACCTGATGGTCTGAAGCACCGTATGAACATCATCGACACACCAGGCCACGTTGACTTCACGATCGAAGTGGAACGGTCTTTGGCTGTTCTCGACGGTGCGATTGTTGTTCTTGACGCCAACGCTGGCGTTGAACCACAGACTGAAACTGTGTGGCGTCAGGCTGACCGCTACAAAGTCCCACGTATGGTTTTTGTTAACAAGATGGACAAGATCGGCGCTGACTTTCAGAAATGTGTTGATATGGTTAAGGACCGGACCGGTGCGCGCGCTATTCCTGTTTCCTTCCCGATCGGTGCAGAAACTGAACTTGAAGGCCTCGTTGACCTTGTGACCATGGAAGAATGGTTGTGGCAGGGCGAAGACCTTGGCGCCTCTTGGGTTAAAGCACCGATCCGCGAAAGCCTTGCGGCACAGGCTGCCGTAGGCCGTGAATTGCTGATCGAAGCTGCAGTTGAGATGGACGACGCCGCGATGGAGGCCTATCTTGAAGGCACCGAGCCCGACGTTAAAACTCTGCGCGCACTGATCCGTAAATCTTGCCTGTCGCTGTCGTTCGTCCCTGTTCTTGGTGGTTCGGCTTTCAAAAACAAAGGCGTTCAGCCGCTGCTTAATGCTGTTGTCGATTATTTGCCGAGCCCGCTCGACGTGATTGACTACATGGGCTTTAAGCCGGGCGATGAGACAGAAACACGTAACATCGCGCGCCGCGCTGATGACGACATGGCGTTTTCTGGCCTTGCGTTCAAAATCATGAACGACCCCTTTGTTGGGACCCTGACGTTTACACGGATCTATTCCGGTACGCTGGTAAAGGGTGACAACCTAATCAACACGACCAAAGGCAACAAAGAGCGTGTTGGCCGTATGATGATGATGCACTCTAACGACCGTGAAGAAATCAGCGAAGCATTCGCTGGTGACATCATCGCGCTGGGTGGCTTGAAGAATACCACAACAGGTGACACCCTGAGTTCGCCACAAGACCCAGTTGTCCTCGAAACAATGACGTTCCCCGATCCAGTGATCGAGATCGCGATTGAGCCGAAGACAAAAGGCGACCAAGAGAAAATGGGCGTCGCGTTGCAGCGTCTCTCAGCCGAGGATCCATCCTTCCGCGTGGAAACTGACATCGAAAGTGGTCAGACCATCATGAAGGGTATGGGCGAACTTCACCTCGACATCCTCGTTGACCGTATGCGTCGCGAATTCAAAGTCGAGGCGAACATCGGTGCACCACAAGTTGCTTATCGTGAAACGATTGGCCACGAGGTTGAGCACACCTACACCCACAAAAAGCAGTCCGGTGGGTCCGGTCAGTTTGGCGAAGTGAAGATGGCGATCATTCCGACGGAGCCAGGCGAAGGCTATTCGTTCGAATCGAAGATCGTTGGTGGGTCGGTTCCAAAGGAATACATCCCGGGCGTCGAAAAAGGCATCCTGTCCGTTATGGACAACGGTCCTTTGGCTGGCTTCCCTGTGATCGACTTCAAAGTGATCTTGCTTGACGGTAAATTCCACGACGTGGACTCGTCCATCATGGCATTCGAAATCGCTGCACGTATGTGTATGCGCGAAGGCATGCGCAAAGCTGGGGCAAAATTGCTCGAGCCTATCATGAAGGTCGAAGTGATCACGCCAGACGAATACACCGGTGGTATCATTGGTGACCTGACATCGCGTCGGGGTCAGGTTCAGGGTCAGGACACACGCGGCAACGCCATTTCTATCGAAGCAATGGTGCCACTGGCGAATATGTTCGGCTACATCAACACCCTGCGGTCCATGTCTTCGGGCCGCGCGAACTTCTCGATGCAGTTCGATCACTATGATCCGGTTCCGAGCAACATCTCGCAAGAGATTCAGGAAAAATTCGCATAA
- the rpsG gene encoding 30S ribosomal protein S7, which yields MSRRHAAEKREILPDAKFGDRVLSKFMNNLMVDGKKSVAERIVYNAFDRVEDKLKKSPLEVFHESLDNIKPNLEVRSRRVGGATYQVPVEVRPERREALAIRWLIAAAKKRNEKTMEERLAGELVDAVQGRGTAVKKREDTHKMADANKAFSHYRW from the coding sequence ATGTCACGTCGTCACGCCGCTGAAAAACGCGAAATCCTGCCCGATGCCAAATTTGGCGATCGGGTTCTGTCCAAGTTTATGAACAACCTGATGGTTGACGGTAAAAAATCCGTCGCTGAGCGGATTGTTTACAACGCATTTGACCGCGTTGAGGACAAGTTGAAGAAGTCCCCGCTCGAAGTGTTCCACGAGAGCCTCGACAACATCAAACCAAACCTCGAAGTGCGCTCGCGCCGCGTCGGTGGTGCCACCTATCAGGTGCCCGTCGAGGTTCGCCCCGAGCGCCGTGAGGCATTGGCAATTCGTTGGCTGATCGCAGCTGCGAAAAAGCGTAACGAAAAAACCATGGAAGAGCGTCTCGCAGGCGAGCTTGTGGATGCGGTTCAAGGCCGTGGCACAGCCGTCAAAAAGCGCGAAGATACGCACAAGATGGCCGACGCGAACAAAGCGTTCAGCCACTACCGCTGGTAA
- the rpsL gene encoding 30S ribosomal protein S12 yields the protein MPTIQQLIRKPRQPKRKISKSLHLEGNPQKRGVCTRVYTTTPKKPNSAMRKVAKVRLTNGFEVISYIGGESHNLQEHSVVLIRGGRVKDLPGVRYHILRGVLDTQGVKDRKQRRSKYGAKKPK from the coding sequence ATGCCAACGATCCAGCAGCTGATCCGGAAACCCCGGCAGCCCAAAAGAAAAATCTCGAAGTCGCTTCACCTCGAAGGCAACCCGCAGAAACGCGGCGTTTGTACGCGAGTGTATACGACGACACCAAAGAAGCCGAACTCCGCTATGCGTAAGGTCGCCAAAGTGCGCCTAACAAATGGTTTTGAGGTCATCAGCTACATCGGTGGTGAAAGTCACAACCTTCAGGAACACTCTGTGGTTCTGATCCGTGGCGGTCGTGTCAAAGACCTTCCCGGCGTTCGCTATCACATCCTGCGCGGCGTTCTCGATACGCAAGGCGTCAAGGATCGTAAGCAACGTCGTTCGAAGTATGGCGCGAAAAAGCCGAAGTAA
- a CDS encoding DMT family transporter: MILSDNMRAALMMALSMAAFTINDALMKLAAPNLPFFQQIVIRGVMITFGLFILAALWGHLGYKPSSKDRALTALRTFAEMFSTIFLLTALFSIPLANLSAILQALPLTVTLAAAIFLGEPVGWRRLLAIGVGFIGVTIIIRPGMDGFSVYSLYGVAAVIGVTFRDLASRKLSKTIPSSRVALSAALGVTVMAGIGSLVMREQWAILSLREWLLIGGASLCLMVGYTAAVGSMRLGEIGFVAPFRYTSLLVALFLGYVLLDEWPDGWTLFGAGIVVATGLFTLYRERATASKTQTGLRIR; encoded by the coding sequence ATGATCCTATCTGATAATATGCGCGCGGCGCTTATGATGGCGCTGTCCATGGCGGCGTTCACGATCAACGACGCGCTGATGAAACTCGCCGCGCCGAACCTGCCGTTCTTTCAACAGATTGTGATCCGTGGCGTGATGATTACGTTTGGCCTGTTCATCTTGGCGGCCCTTTGGGGGCATCTGGGCTACAAGCCCAGCAGCAAAGATCGCGCCTTAACTGCATTACGGACATTTGCTGAAATGTTCAGCACGATCTTCCTCCTGACGGCGTTGTTCAGCATCCCGTTAGCGAACCTATCTGCGATTCTGCAAGCCTTGCCGCTGACCGTGACTTTAGCGGCCGCAATCTTTTTGGGCGAACCCGTCGGCTGGCGCCGCCTTTTGGCCATCGGGGTCGGATTCATTGGCGTCACCATCATCATCCGTCCCGGTATGGACGGCTTTAGCGTCTATTCGTTGTATGGTGTGGCTGCGGTGATCGGCGTGACCTTTCGCGATCTCGCGTCGCGCAAACTTTCCAAAACCATTCCGTCAAGCCGCGTCGCACTTTCGGCCGCCCTTGGCGTGACAGTCATGGCTGGCATTGGGTCGCTCGTGATGCGCGAACAATGGGCCATACTGTCGTTGCGTGAATGGCTGCTGATCGGTGGCGCGTCGCTGTGTTTGATGGTGGGTTATACCGCCGCAGTCGGGTCCATGCGCCTTGGCGAGATCGGCTTCGTCGCGCCGTTCCGCTATACCTCGCTGCTGGTGGCGCTGTTTTTGGGGTATGTGTTACTGGATGAATGGCCAGATGGTTGGACATTGTTCGGGGCGGGAATCGTCGTAGCAACGGGTCTTTTCACGCTCTACCGTGAACGTGCAACTGCGTCGAAAACCCAAACAGGACTGCGCATCCGCTAG